A part of Desulfomicrobium baculatum DSM 4028 genomic DNA contains:
- a CDS encoding PilZ domain-containing protein produces MFEKRKWPRVLCLELCEMHPGSDSARKQSSRVLNYSYNGLLLETDMPLGTGQYVKIDVRGKAMENALTGLGRRVGKVRWCSPRPEQLSGYFAVGVEMLGGVSEEAPSRETVR; encoded by the coding sequence ATGTTTGAAAAAAGAAAATGGCCACGAGTCCTCTGCCTGGAACTTTGCGAGATGCACCCAGGCTCCGACAGCGCCCGGAAGCAATCCTCGCGTGTACTCAACTACAGCTATAACGGACTGCTGCTCGAAACGGACATGCCGCTTGGCACGGGGCAATACGTCAAGATCGACGTACGGGGTAAGGCCATGGAGAACGCGCTGACAGGACTGGGCAGACGCGTAGGGAAGGTACGCTGGTGCTCGCCCCGGCCCGAACAGCTGTCCGGCTATTTTGCAGTGGGCGTCGAGATGCTCGGCGGCGTAAGCGAGGAAGCTCCCAGCCGCGAAACAGTCCGCTAA
- a CDS encoding sensor histidine kinase: MLLAPFIPVLLALGTGGYLFWNHAQQSGLDKLTLLSAYNARVVDRFLDDFLGDLAMARAQLEYPDSAGLRVVFETLAVKHKGLVDVALVSPKGMVLAYAGPSVYKGTHVVPGRWLDEALERGSSISSVVSGQMGLPLCIVALRVNAGDEIVVMRASLDPAVFTSLFTVGRGEGVDLFLVNPDGEVIAGSGGQVLTRDRALVEHVFMDRVGTAFRDSLSDAAYSSTVMSHGGWILGARKHCGTLFSAADSTLLFLGMSLLSGGIIVLLSSLYLTGYVEKMLLQRDEEREKLREQLYRAGRLAELGEMAAGFAHEINNPLQIMKSDQAYIEMLLQDFRARAGEDAEFLGDVDEMAASVNQIKLQIDRCARITHSILSFGRAGKSEAQNIDVSTFIPEVLTMIQKKIQLSNIALRVDIPPTRLVVHVDPARLQQVLLNLLNNAMYAISETAHVRPGEIGLACSAESADTVRIEIRDNGAGIGEEQKTLVFTPFYTTKPAGSGTGLGLSVCHGIVESMKGVLDFTSVKGQGSTFYLLLPRVPSSLE, from the coding sequence ATGTTGCTGGCTCCGTTCATTCCCGTGTTGCTGGCTTTGGGAACGGGCGGGTATCTTTTTTGGAATCATGCCCAGCAGAGCGGTCTCGATAAATTGACGCTGCTGTCCGCGTACAACGCGCGTGTGGTGGATCGTTTTCTGGATGACTTTCTGGGCGATCTGGCCATGGCCAGGGCCCAGCTGGAATATCCCGATTCCGCCGGATTGCGCGTCGTTTTCGAGACCTTGGCCGTCAAGCACAAGGGGCTTGTCGATGTCGCTCTCGTAAGCCCCAAGGGGATGGTGCTGGCTTACGCGGGGCCAAGCGTCTACAAGGGAACTCACGTTGTGCCGGGGCGATGGCTGGACGAAGCGTTGGAAAGGGGCAGCAGCATCAGCAGCGTGGTCTCCGGCCAAATGGGCCTCCCTCTCTGCATTGTGGCTTTGAGGGTCAATGCCGGCGATGAGATCGTTGTCATGCGGGCTTCTCTGGATCCGGCGGTTTTCACCAGCTTGTTCACGGTCGGACGCGGCGAGGGAGTCGATCTGTTTCTCGTCAACCCTGACGGGGAAGTCATTGCCGGAAGCGGCGGGCAGGTTCTGACCAGAGACCGGGCGCTGGTAGAGCATGTGTTCATGGATCGTGTCGGCACGGCGTTCCGGGATTCACTTTCCGACGCCGCCTATTCAAGCACCGTCATGAGCCATGGCGGGTGGATCCTGGGCGCGCGTAAGCATTGCGGCACACTATTCAGCGCCGCCGATTCGACGCTGCTTTTTTTGGGAATGTCCCTGCTTTCCGGAGGCATCATTGTCCTTTTGTCGTCATTGTATCTGACCGGATATGTGGAGAAAATGCTGCTGCAGCGTGACGAGGAACGCGAAAAGCTGCGTGAGCAGCTGTATCGGGCCGGGCGTCTTGCCGAGTTGGGCGAAATGGCCGCCGGGTTTGCGCATGAGATCAACAATCCTCTGCAAATCATGAAGAGCGACCAGGCCTATATCGAAATGCTGTTGCAGGATTTCAGGGCCAGGGCTGGAGAAGACGCCGAGTTTCTTGGCGACGTGGACGAGATGGCCGCAAGCGTCAACCAGATCAAGCTTCAGATCGACCGTTGCGCGCGCATCACCCATTCGATTCTGAGTTTCGGACGAGCGGGCAAGTCCGAGGCGCAGAACATCGATGTGTCCACGTTTATTCCCGAAGTGCTGACCATGATTCAAAAAAAGATTCAGCTCAGCAACATTGCCCTGCGGGTCGATATTCCACCCACGCGTCTGGTCGTGCACGTCGATCCTGCCCGGTTGCAGCAGGTTTTACTGAATCTGCTCAATAACGCCATGTATGCCATCAGCGAGACCGCCCATGTCCGGCCTGGCGAAATCGGTCTGGCCTGTTCCGCCGAGAGCGCGGACACGGTCCGTATCGAAATCAGGGACAATGGCGCGGGCATTGGCGAAGAGCAGAAGACGCTGGTTTTCACGCCCTTCTACACCACCAAGCCGGCCGGCAGCGGGACAGGGTTGGGACTGTCGGTCTGTCACGGGATAGTTGAGAGCATGAAGGGAGTTTTGGATTTTACAAGCGTGAAGGGGCAGGGGTCGACGTTTTATCTCCTTTTGCCCAGAGTTCCGTCTTCCCTGGAGTGA
- a CDS encoding M23 family metallopeptidase has product MTKKNRHKFRRPANLSLKRKTASSRLTVPFFALLGATLIGAAIFFNFLAPNETQSSIDWSVQGVTTRHEYQYDDLKDDGEFADPQQEDQELPEAYAPREPEITRMSDTIKSGDTPSTLLEGHLGLPEIYSLCNESKDFYPLDNLRAGQPWTMIYSNKALIGLEYEIDSNERLVVSLTDSGYEFRREAIPYETETKTVSGVVESSLFGAVTTAGESEELALRLGNVFAYDVDFTRDLRTGDTFKVIIEKKSREGKFVGYGQLAAASFTNQGQTYYAYQYTDKKGNTAYYDEKGRPLRKAFLKSPLPFTRISSGYSMSRLHPILKYRRPHQGIDYAAPTGTPISTVADGIIAQVGSNKSQGRFVRVIHSNGYETIYNHMSKFAKVSKKGAKVKQGATIGYVGSTGYATGPHLDFRMRQNGKLINPLKLKTMPADPIASKEMPAFKAVVAAYKAQLEEPVQSAKLEQAPAPNP; this is encoded by the coding sequence ATGACAAAAAAGAATCGACATAAATTTCGCCGACCGGCCAACCTGTCCCTGAAGCGCAAAACCGCGTCTTCTCGGCTGACCGTGCCTTTTTTCGCCCTCCTGGGGGCGACACTCATCGGGGCCGCCATTTTCTTCAACTTCCTCGCGCCAAACGAAACCCAGTCCAGCATCGACTGGAGCGTTCAAGGCGTAACCACCCGGCACGAATACCAATACGACGATCTTAAAGACGATGGGGAGTTTGCAGATCCGCAACAGGAAGACCAGGAACTGCCCGAAGCGTACGCCCCGCGGGAACCGGAAATCACCCGCATGAGCGACACCATAAAAAGCGGAGATACGCCTTCGACGCTTCTGGAAGGCCATCTCGGACTTCCCGAGATCTATTCCCTGTGCAACGAAAGCAAGGACTTCTATCCCCTGGACAATCTCAGGGCAGGCCAGCCCTGGACCATGATCTATTCCAACAAGGCCCTGATCGGTCTGGAATATGAGATCGATTCAAACGAACGTCTGGTTGTTTCCCTGACCGATTCCGGCTATGAATTCCGACGCGAAGCCATCCCCTACGAAACGGAAACCAAAACCGTATCGGGAGTGGTCGAGAGCAGCCTGTTCGGAGCGGTGACCACCGCCGGCGAAAGTGAGGAACTGGCCCTGCGGCTGGGCAATGTTTTCGCCTATGACGTCGACTTCACGCGGGATCTGCGCACGGGTGACACGTTCAAGGTCATCATCGAGAAGAAATCCAGGGAAGGCAAATTCGTCGGGTACGGACAACTCGCGGCAGCCAGTTTCACCAACCAGGGGCAGACCTACTACGCCTACCAATACACGGACAAAAAAGGTAACACGGCCTATTACGACGAAAAAGGACGTCCGTTGCGCAAGGCCTTCCTCAAATCACCGCTGCCCTTCACGCGCATCTCCTCTGGCTATTCCATGAGCCGCCTGCACCCCATTCTGAAATACCGACGTCCGCACCAGGGCATCGATTACGCCGCGCCCACCGGAACCCCGATCAGCACGGTCGCCGACGGCATCATCGCGCAGGTCGGCTCCAACAAGTCCCAAGGCCGATTCGTACGCGTGATCCACAGCAACGGCTATGAGACCATCTACAATCACATGAGCAAATTCGCCAAAGTCTCCAAAAAAGGGGCGAAAGTGAAGCAGGGCGCGACCATCGGCTATGTCGGCAGCACCGGATACGCCACCGGCCCGCATCTTGACTTCCGCATGAGACAAAACGGCAAGCTCATCAACCCCTTGAAGCTCAAGACGATGCCGGCAGACCCCATTGCAAGCAAGGAAATGCCGGCCTTCAAGGCTGTGGTGGCCGCGTACAAAGCCCAGCTCGAAGAGCCCGTGCAGTCCGCAAAACTGGAGCAGGCCCCCGCACCCAATCCATAA
- a CDS encoding type 1 glutamine amidotransferase domain-containing protein: MMELTGKKFVLLVETQFNDHEFWYPYFRLKEAGAQVVVVSGKAGQSYEGKYGTPAKSEKAPADINVAEFAGIIVPGGYAPDHMRRDQNTVSLVRAFDQQGKIVAAICHAGWVLVSAGILKGRTVTSFFAIKDDLVNAGAKWQDNEVVIDKNMITSRTPDDLPAFMRAIIAACKS, translated from the coding sequence ATGATGGAACTGACAGGAAAGAAATTCGTGCTTCTGGTTGAAACACAGTTCAACGACCATGAATTCTGGTACCCCTATTTCAGGCTCAAGGAGGCTGGAGCACAGGTCGTGGTGGTCTCGGGCAAGGCCGGTCAGAGCTACGAGGGCAAATACGGAACTCCGGCCAAATCCGAAAAGGCTCCGGCAGATATCAATGTGGCTGAATTCGCGGGGATCATTGTTCCCGGCGGATACGCCCCCGACCACATGCGCCGGGATCAGAACACGGTCAGCCTGGTCAGGGCCTTCGACCAGCAGGGCAAGATCGTCGCGGCTATCTGCCATGCGGGCTGGGTGCTTGTTTCGGCGGGTATCCTTAAAGGTCGCACCGTGACCTCCTTCTTCGCCATCAAGGACGATCTGGTCAACGCCGGGGCCAAATGGCAGGATAACGAGGTCGTCATCGACAAGAACATGATCACCAGCCGCACGCCCGATGATCTCCCCGCTTTCATGCGTGCCATCATCGCCGCCTGCAAATCCTGA
- a CDS encoding response regulator, with the protein MTEKTDVQIALVHAGPSVLVVDDEQDFVETLVKRMERRGFKVTGVGSGQEALLLLGKEHFDVIILDVMMPGMDGIETLREIKLAWPKIQVILLSGHGGEEMGIRGMAYGAYAYLLKPVALKTIVETAYTAFEEAGVR; encoded by the coding sequence ATGACTGAAAAGACCGACGTTCAGATTGCGCTCGTGCATGCAGGACCTTCCGTGCTGGTGGTCGATGACGAGCAGGATTTTGTGGAAACCCTGGTCAAACGCATGGAACGCAGGGGATTCAAGGTCACTGGAGTAGGCAGCGGACAGGAGGCGCTGCTGCTGCTTGGAAAAGAGCATTTTGATGTGATCATCCTCGATGTGATGATGCCGGGGATGGATGGAATAGAAACCTTGCGCGAAATCAAGCTCGCCTGGCCCAAGATCCAGGTCATCCTCCTTTCGGGACATGGCGGCGAAGAAATGGGAATACGCGGGATGGCCTACGGGGCCTATGCCTATCTGCTCAAGCCCGTGGCCTTGAAGACAATCGTCGAGACGGCATACACCGCTTTTGAAGAAGCAGGGGTCCGCTAG
- a CDS encoding peptidylprolyl isomerase, with the protein MSNPVVLVDTTKGEFLVELFADKAPLTVANFLSYVDDDFYVGTLFHRVVKGFMIQGGGLDNMMREKPTRPPVANEAANGLENLEGTVAMARTADPHSACAQFFVNTVDNPDLDHKGEDEFGYCVFGQVIDGMDVVKKIEKVRVKPQGDHEHAPADQVSINSITRFE; encoded by the coding sequence ATGAGCAATCCGGTGGTCCTGGTGGATACGACCAAAGGAGAATTTCTGGTTGAACTGTTCGCGGACAAGGCGCCGCTGACTGTGGCCAATTTTTTGAGTTATGTGGATGATGATTTCTATGTAGGCACCCTGTTTCACAGGGTCGTGAAAGGATTCATGATCCAGGGTGGCGGACTCGACAACATGATGCGCGAAAAGCCCACCCGGCCGCCTGTCGCCAACGAGGCCGCCAATGGCCTCGAAAATCTCGAAGGCACCGTGGCCATGGCTCGCACCGCCGATCCGCACAGCGCCTGCGCCCAGTTTTTTGTCAACACGGTCGACAACCCGGACCTTGATCACAAGGGCGAGGATGAGTTCGGCTATTGCGTTTTCGGTCAGGTCATTGACGGGATGGATGTGGTCAAGAAAATTGAAAAAGTCCGGGTCAAACCCCAGGGCGATCACGAACACGCACCCGCCGATCAGGTGTCCATTAACTCCATTACCCGTTTTGAATGA
- a CDS encoding GGDEF domain-containing response regulator encodes MPPFPSKNTILIVDDEPVNIRALEIVLGDEHDLTYATTGEMALEMARAEPQPDLILMDIVMPGLDGFEVCAELKKDDKTRNIPVVFLTAKWETSEEAKGLELGAVDYIRKPFSPPIIRARIRNHLELKRNRDLLENLSTLDGLTNIPNRRRFDEIYIQEWNRALRTKSSLSLLFIDIDHFKNYNDLYGHMAGDDCLKAVARVLQSSLGRPADFLARFGGEEFIILLPDTKEQGCLHLAENIRRALKELHIEHLDSSVADYLTVSIGAVTCNDVTQCDRSFLLEQADKLLYQAKHEGRNCVRANSVSCKTN; translated from the coding sequence TTGCCCCCTTTTCCGAGCAAAAACACGATATTGATCGTTGATGACGAACCCGTCAACATCAGGGCCCTTGAAATCGTCCTGGGAGATGAGCATGACCTGACCTACGCCACCACTGGCGAAATGGCTCTGGAGATGGCTCGCGCAGAACCACAGCCGGACCTCATCCTCATGGACATCGTCATGCCTGGCCTGGATGGCTTTGAAGTTTGCGCCGAACTCAAAAAGGATGACAAGACCCGCAACATCCCCGTCGTTTTTCTCACCGCCAAATGGGAAACCAGCGAAGAGGCCAAGGGACTTGAGCTCGGAGCCGTGGACTATATCCGCAAACCTTTCAGCCCTCCGATCATTCGCGCCCGGATACGCAATCATCTGGAACTCAAAAGGAATCGTGACCTGCTCGAAAACCTGTCCACCCTCGACGGGCTGACCAACATTCCCAACCGGCGCAGGTTCGACGAAATTTACATCCAGGAGTGGAACAGGGCGTTGCGTACAAAATCATCGCTGTCCCTGCTTTTCATCGATATCGACCACTTCAAGAACTACAATGATCTCTACGGCCACATGGCCGGCGACGACTGTCTCAAGGCCGTGGCCCGGGTTCTTCAGTCTTCCCTGGGCCGTCCGGCCGACTTTTTGGCCCGCTTCGGCGGGGAGGAATTCATCATCCTGCTCCCGGACACAAAAGAGCAGGGTTGTCTCCATCTGGCAGAAAACATCCGCCGCGCTCTGAAGGAATTGCATATCGAACACCTGGATTCTTCGGTGGCCGATTACCTCACCGTGTCCATTGGGGCGGTGACCTGCAACGACGTCACCCAGTGCGACCGCTCCTTTCTCCTGGAGCAGGCGGACAAACTGCTCTATCAGGCAAAGCACGAAGGCCGGAATTGTGTCAGGGCGAATAGCGTATCCTGCAAGACAAACTGA
- a CDS encoding response regulator translates to MDDTLRVLLVDDEESYLETAAKIFRRKGIDVELCSIGKNVVDILKDKRCQVVVLDLKMPGMTGQEVLREIKGSLPAVQVIILTGHATSDDAAVCLTSGAFDFLIKPIEMSHLLDRVKVAYEMWKLSSDT, encoded by the coding sequence ATGGATGATACATTGCGGGTTCTGCTGGTCGACGACGAGGAAAGCTATCTGGAAACCGCTGCCAAGATATTCCGGCGCAAGGGCATCGACGTGGAGTTGTGTTCCATTGGCAAGAATGTGGTGGATATTCTTAAAGACAAGAGATGCCAGGTGGTCGTGCTCGATCTGAAGATGCCCGGAATGACCGGGCAAGAGGTGCTTCGGGAAATCAAGGGCAGCCTTCCGGCCGTGCAGGTCATCATTCTCACCGGTCATGCCACCTCCGACGATGCCGCAGTGTGTCTGACCAGCGGCGCTTTTGATTTTTTGATCAAGCCGATAGAAATGAGCCACCTTCTTGACAGGGTCAAAGTGGCCTATGAAATGTGGAAATTGTCTTCCGATACGTGA
- a CDS encoding cation diffusion facilitator family transporter — MLVHARKYAYLSIGASLLTMALKFGAFFLTGSVGLFSDAVESVVNLTAGLIALMAIILAYRPADQSHAYGHGKVEYFSSGMEGILICIAALGIAYASAQRFLHPQELHFLGTGIVVATLAGAVNFAVSRIMLRAAREYDSIVLEADAKHLLTDVWTSAGLVSALAVMHFAPPSWQILDPILGLIMSVNIIWTGVGLVRRSAAGLMDEGLPTDEIFLITDVIKRIGGTEAGFHALRTRKSGSVRFVDFHLLVPGSMTVQESHDLCCDIEESIKAGLPGSQTTIHVEPREDHASFDGWKVGGLCDRSACQKGRQS; from the coding sequence ATGTTGGTCCATGCCCGGAAATATGCCTACCTCTCCATAGGCGCTTCGCTTTTGACCATGGCCCTCAAATTCGGGGCGTTTTTCCTGACCGGGTCGGTGGGGCTTTTTTCCGACGCCGTGGAGTCCGTGGTCAACCTGACCGCCGGGCTCATCGCGCTCATGGCCATCATTCTCGCGTACCGTCCTGCGGACCAGAGCCATGCCTACGGTCACGGCAAGGTCGAGTATTTTTCCAGCGGGATGGAAGGCATCTTGATCTGCATCGCGGCTCTGGGTATCGCCTACGCCTCGGCGCAGCGCTTTTTGCATCCGCAGGAGCTGCATTTTCTGGGAACCGGCATTGTCGTGGCCACGCTGGCCGGTGCCGTCAACTTCGCAGTGTCCAGGATAATGCTCCGCGCCGCCCGCGAATATGACAGCATCGTGCTGGAGGCCGACGCGAAACATCTGCTGACCGACGTATGGACCTCGGCCGGGCTGGTGTCCGCGCTTGCGGTCATGCATTTCGCGCCGCCTTCCTGGCAGATACTTGATCCGATCCTGGGGCTCATCATGTCCGTCAACATCATCTGGACCGGCGTGGGGCTGGTCCGCCGCTCTGCCGCTGGGCTTATGGACGAGGGGTTGCCGACGGATGAAATTTTCCTGATCACGGATGTCATCAAACGCATCGGGGGGACGGAGGCAGGCTTTCACGCTCTGCGCACGCGCAAGTCCGGGTCCGTCAGGTTCGTGGATTTTCACCTGCTCGTGCCCGGATCCATGACTGTGCAGGAGTCGCATGATCTGTGCTGCGACATCGAAGAATCCATAAAGGCCGGCTTGCCGGGGAGCCAGACCACCATCCACGTGGAGCCTCGCGAGGATCATGCCTCGTTTGACGGCTGGAAAGTGGGGGGGCTCTGCGACAGGTCCGCCTGCCAAAAGGGCAGGCAGAGTTGA
- a CDS encoding TetR/AcrR family transcriptional regulator yields MATGPTKKELLLKAAKELFSEHGYSETTFKKISERAGVALGLLTHHFGNKEKLFLTAGLDVVHELVQTMRTNLQGVPNGLEAVRLFAKTYFDFARNPRQDFMVLVRCSPFSDLKTVEDKDVMIRNFSELYDILEECVERGVHDGSIRSLDPHKTSVVVFCNLVGGIRHGLLTPYGDEGLFDDIVEFVIYGLKAR; encoded by the coding sequence ATGGCCACGGGACCGACCAAAAAAGAACTGCTGCTCAAGGCTGCCAAAGAACTGTTCAGCGAACACGGTTATTCGGAAACGACGTTCAAGAAAATCTCAGAACGGGCCGGCGTGGCTCTCGGGCTTCTGACCCACCACTTCGGCAACAAGGAAAAGCTCTTCCTCACAGCCGGCCTCGATGTCGTGCACGAACTCGTGCAGACCATGCGGACCAACCTGCAAGGCGTTCCCAATGGCCTTGAAGCAGTCCGGCTCTTCGCCAAGACCTATTTTGATTTTGCCCGCAATCCACGCCAGGATTTCATGGTTCTGGTGCGCTGCTCACCTTTCAGCGATCTGAAGACCGTCGAAGACAAGGATGTGATGATCCGCAACTTCTCGGAACTTTACGACATCCTGGAAGAATGCGTGGAGCGCGGGGTGCATGACGGCAGCATCCGCAGTCTCGACCCTCACAAAACCTCGGTTGTCGTTTTCTGCAACCTTGTCGGCGGCATCAGGCACGGTCTGCTGACTCCCTACGGAGATGAAGGCCTGTTCGACGATATCGTTGAATTTGTCATTTACGGACTCAAAGCAAGATAA
- a CDS encoding response regulator — MSRPHIVIVDDEARFRDTMAKILEHKRFVVSLVENGDKALEFLETITPDVVLLDVRMPGLNGDEALPRILAMKPKTKVIILTGHGEERAARRAFMAGAFDYLCKPCDVDVLVARIHDAVRPVPEIQERERTIAELMIPIDEYTCVQASSTVREGIERLKVAAENFISTGLVMECGHRAVLVFEGEELVGVLNMRNLIEALRPDYVAAAHGGMNHAVKYSGMFWQGLFNTRVRDLESRCVRDIMNQRPPVVDCGANLMQVADLLFEENRRRVAVKQEGRIVGVVREQELFHEISRLVLQCP, encoded by the coding sequence GTGAGCAGGCCCCATATTGTGATTGTGGACGATGAGGCGCGTTTTCGGGATACGATGGCAAAAATTCTGGAACACAAGCGCTTTGTGGTCAGTTTGGTGGAAAATGGCGATAAGGCTTTGGAATTTCTGGAGACCATCACCCCCGACGTTGTTCTGCTCGACGTGCGGATGCCGGGGCTGAACGGAGACGAGGCCTTGCCGCGTATTTTGGCTATGAAGCCGAAGACCAAGGTCATCATTCTTACCGGACACGGCGAAGAGCGGGCCGCGCGAAGGGCATTCATGGCCGGAGCGTTCGATTACCTGTGCAAGCCCTGCGATGTGGATGTCCTTGTGGCCCGCATACATGACGCCGTCCGTCCGGTGCCTGAAATCCAGGAGCGGGAGCGGACGATCGCCGAACTTATGATCCCCATCGACGAGTACACCTGCGTGCAGGCTTCAAGCACTGTCCGGGAAGGCATAGAGCGTCTCAAAGTCGCGGCGGAGAATTTCATTTCCACAGGTCTGGTTATGGAATGCGGTCATAGGGCGGTGCTGGTTTTTGAAGGGGAAGAGCTGGTGGGCGTACTGAACATGCGCAATCTTATCGAGGCGCTGCGGCCGGACTATGTCGCAGCGGCGCACGGTGGGATGAATCACGCAGTGAAATATTCAGGAATGTTCTGGCAGGGGCTTTTCAACACGCGGGTGCGCGATCTTGAGTCCAGATGCGTGCGTGACATCATGAACCAAAGGCCCCCGGTGGTGGATTGCGGAGCCAATCTGATGCAGGTGGCCGACCTTTTGTTTGAAGAAAACCGTCGTCGTGTGGCCGTTAAGCAGGAAGGCAGGATTGTGGGCGTCGTGCGCGAGCAGGAGCTATTTCACGAAATCTCACGCCTGGTCTTGCAGTGCCCATAG
- a CDS encoding cupin domain-containing protein: MKIMPTTAAEAVHFDSDVARGVTGRVVIGRIDGANNFCMRRFDLAPGGHTPRHAHAWEHEIFFHAGEGEVFHAGEWTRVAGGDAVFVPGDEEHQIRNAGDRALTFICLVPAGAPEI; this comes from the coding sequence ATGAAAATCATGCCTACAACGGCCGCGGAAGCCGTGCATTTTGATTCCGACGTCGCCAGAGGGGTGACGGGCAGGGTGGTTATCGGCCGCATCGACGGGGCAAACAATTTTTGCATGCGCCGCTTTGATCTTGCGCCGGGCGGACACACGCCGCGCCACGCTCATGCCTGGGAGCACGAGATTTTTTTTCACGCAGGCGAAGGAGAGGTCTTCCATGCCGGCGAATGGACCCGTGTCGCTGGGGGAGATGCGGTCTTTGTTCCCGGGGACGAGGAGCATCAGATCCGCAACGCCGGAGACCGCGCACTGACATTCATTTGCCTGGTACCCGCCGGAGCTCCTGAAATATAA
- a CDS encoding acyl-[acyl-carrier-protein] thioesterase, producing the protein MNTDGAMVFEQTRKIQLYHTDATGRITLSALCRFAQESAGGHAERLGLGMKQLAAQNTAWVLREQAMHVSRYPELGEMVRISTWPTRAERILCHRDYRICDENGQLVARGTSAWLGLDLATRHPRKADSFFHLPAELMPEPVFDHPLAALQAPQDDCLADIRTVRASDMDGLGHMNNLRYLDWIADHLALFGMKTPFGCVRIRHAREVRDKDKLEVRHAVTGEGAVLLQMRHLEHAKEVCLARLDLGSSRHAAGE; encoded by the coding sequence ATGAATACTGACGGCGCGATGGTTTTTGAACAGACCAGAAAAATACAGCTCTACCATACGGACGCAACCGGCCGGATAACGCTTTCGGCTTTGTGCCGTTTTGCCCAGGAGAGCGCAGGAGGGCACGCCGAGCGGCTCGGGCTTGGCATGAAGCAGCTGGCTGCACAGAACACGGCGTGGGTGCTGCGCGAACAGGCCATGCATGTATCGCGGTATCCCGAACTTGGCGAAATGGTGCGAATTTCGACGTGGCCTACCCGGGCCGAAAGAATTCTCTGCCATCGCGATTACCGCATCTGTGATGAAAACGGTCAGTTGGTCGCCCGAGGGACGAGCGCCTGGCTCGGGCTGGACCTTGCCACAAGGCATCCACGCAAGGCCGATTCCTTTTTCCATCTGCCGGCCGAGCTTATGCCGGAGCCGGTCTTTGACCACCCGCTTGCGGCTTTGCAGGCACCGCAGGATGATTGCCTCGCGGATATCCGCACTGTTCGCGCAAGCGACATGGATGGCCTCGGGCACATGAACAATTTGCGTTACCTTGACTGGATTGCGGACCATCTGGCCCTGTTCGGCATGAAAACGCCTTTTGGCTGCGTGCGCATTCGCCACGCGCGGGAGGTCAGGGACAAAGACAAGCTCGAGGTACGGCATGCCGTGACGGGCGAGGGCGCCGTGCTTCTGCAGATGCGCCACCTTGAGCATGCGAAGGAGGTCTGTCTTGCGCGGCTGGATTTGGGTTCATCGAGGCACGCCGCGGGGGAATGA